One region of Flavobacterium sp. GSB-24 genomic DNA includes:
- a CDS encoding phosphatidylinositol-specific phospholipase C1-like protein, giving the protein MKQILFTLFLAGAVNYSVQAQNENLKINQLQVIGSHNSYRHAIEPDLYNLIQAKDTSRSLKGLQYTHISITDQLNKGLRNLEIDIFADAKGGKYAHPKGLDAVKSEEAYDPEGLMKKPGFKVFHMPDIDFRTSCYTFEICLQELKKWSDANPNHVPVFITLEPKDGDANFFGTKPEDFTVAVFDEMDKVIRKELGKDKLITPDMVRGKYKTLEEAVLYNNWPTLKEAKGRFLFILDNNGAKRDLYALNHPSLKGRAVFINAEPGKPEAATLFRNNSEDPEIANLVQKGYLIRTRADSDTKEARANDYSHFEAAKKSGAQIITTDYYLPSTFFNSPYQIKYDDGSYVRNNPVTGK; this is encoded by the coding sequence ATGAAACAAATTTTGTTCACTTTATTTCTTGCCGGTGCTGTAAATTACAGCGTTCAGGCCCAAAACGAAAATCTTAAAATTAATCAGCTTCAAGTCATTGGTTCGCATAACAGCTATCGTCATGCTATTGAACCCGATTTATACAATCTCATTCAGGCGAAAGACACTTCGCGTTCCTTAAAAGGTTTACAATACACTCATATTAGTATTACAGATCAATTAAACAAAGGTTTACGCAATCTTGAAATTGATATTTTTGCTGACGCTAAAGGCGGAAAATATGCACATCCAAAAGGCTTAGATGCTGTTAAATCTGAAGAAGCCTACGATCCAGAGGGATTAATGAAAAAACCTGGCTTTAAAGTTTTCCATATGCCGGATATCGATTTTAGAACTTCTTGCTACACTTTTGAAATCTGTCTTCAAGAATTAAAAAAATGGTCTGATGCTAATCCGAATCATGTTCCCGTTTTTATCACTTTAGAACCAAAAGACGGCGATGCTAATTTCTTCGGAACAAAACCAGAAGATTTCACCGTAGCCGTTTTTGATGAAATGGACAAAGTAATCAGAAAAGAATTAGGAAAAGACAAGCTGATTACACCAGATATGGTTCGCGGAAAATATAAAACGCTTGAAGAAGCAGTTCTGTACAATAACTGGCCGACATTAAAAGAAGCAAAAGGAAGATTTTTATTCATTTTAGATAACAACGGCGCAAAAAGAGATTTGTACGCATTAAATCATCCGTCCCTTAAAGGACGCGCCGTTTTCATTAACGCCGAGCCTGGCAAACCAGAAGCTGCAACTTTATTTAGAAATAATTCTGAAGATCCAGAAATTGCCAATTTAGTACAAAAAGGTTATTTAATAAGAACTCGCGCCGATTCTGATACCAAAGAAGCACGTGCCAACGATTATTCTCATTTTGAAGCTGCAAAAAAATCAGGCGCTCAAATCATCACAACCGATTATTATCTGCCAAGTACTTTCTTTAATTCACCGTATCAAATTAAATATGATGATGGAAGTTATGTGAGAAATAATCCTGTGACTGGAAAATAG